cgttgtgtaaaaagggtgggggggggggcacgacttTTTAATACACTATGTATATTTCCTGAAACTAGGAAGAATCCAGTTTCAGAAAACGCgttctccggaaaaagggcgGATGCGCGCATACGCCTTTGTCCCAAAGAACTCCATGTAACCTGCCGGCACGGCGGtgtctagaagaaaaaaatcagttgcacctcatgaaattttagctctatttTCGAGTGACCGCGGTGTTGCGCTGTCAATTATGGGTTTGCACCTATAGATGCTTGTCTGagggatattttcttgaaaaagtagcagatttgtcaattgttcatgtgcctccgttttcctcgttgGCATGAGATGAGATAGGTCCAGTTAGCACCCGATATCTCCGAAACGCGCCtcgccgcgctgcgcctcgtcgcacagtttacatttgatttggagcggcctatgcgtgaaactaaattcggcgatagtacataatcactagtaatgtggtcataacgtatgaaaattcaaggtttgctgaaatttgctcaatgagctcggtgaggaacagcctccaaatactgaaataggtactcagttttttgtgttttccggggataaaatatggcaacatcggcttttttgggaggctttgaatccaaaaacttttttagaggtagtatttgaccatctacgtacattgttcgccaaaggagttcaattttggtgtaagatgagtcgccctttttaaaccattataaaaaatgatgaaaaacaggaaaattatattaaaaaaaaaaaaaaaaaaaaaaaacattttaaacaatgagctcaatgtttaaaagcaacaaaaattagccaaagtgaccctcttacacctctaatgaacatacttgaaggactttttactcctacaatgggatcattgtgaaacagcgcgtcaaatgccgcgacatttaagtcgagcgacggtcgagcagcagtttgactacaaaatgctaaaatcgctgatttttgcattttgagagctaagaacgagggattctgatcctcgtgggtccaaaccgttatttttctcttaaaatatagtatcagaagtctcattatccgcatttgcgactttttacctcgattgcatttaccgaaaaaaaatctgcaagatcgccaagattgccaagatgagaaatcggtgaaacatcttaagtaccttgcgggaccactcaaactttagctacgaccctgagatttttttgtgcttttttttctaactatgagacaactttttggcaggtatctctgttggatttcgcaatttttttttttgtaacgtccaaaatgggacaccctactgttcaaacgcgttcaatgcctgggcggcagccattatggccgccattttggcttttggagaacttctatcagcttattttgttatttggacctcatttttggaatctacgacccaaaaaacctatacagtgacacctcattcgacgatatttgtctcaacaaaatatttcaccccgcaacggcagcccttttggccgccattttgattttttttgggcttcaatggatccgtggtaagtttttgacatcataggtgaaatctacgacccaaagaaccctaccaaggataccctacttggcacttttacatacgtatcgcagttttgaccctatcttggagattttggcggccatcttggatttggggcatccctttgggtcggagagtattttggacctcaaattcggattctacgaccaaaattacataagaattgaccccaatcatgacatcaaaatcaaattccataattttcaccccccgagcccccattttggccgccatcttgattttggggggttagacgcaaaattgagcttgacaacatcgaaattctttttttacgcatcgaaatgaagagattaagatattttccacacttgcttcacttaccgttccacgggaGTACATAAGAACCTGGACTATTGTAAACCTAAACATTAGGCAAACAATTTGATggttttttgatgaattttgacatttcactgaaaaaaatatggtcgatttgaccatactctgacacagtgatctgAGTATGGTAATCTATACCAGACTCtgtggtagcatttaccatactaaAGTACATATCACCaaagttctggtgaatactattATGATTCTGGATATATTTACTAAATACTATCattgtataaaaaaatcaagtagacttacagtagattttaccatactttttttctgtgttaaaacatacaaattttatgggggaaaatggcaaaatttaaatgttCGCACAgcgttttcctttagcacgTCAGTACTCATGTCAAGTTTCTTTATCCAATGATGTATCTTAACCGGAGTGAATTAGTAATCAGTCGTTGTGTTTCTTGTGTTTCAGTCGATGGCCGGGGTAGGGGTGTCCTGAATGCGACGGCGGCATGTTGGTGATCGTGCTGTCTCTTCTGGTGTGCTGGTGTGCAGCTGAAGGTCTCGAGAGCCCGACGGATCAGTTCCAGACGTGGTTGCTCATCGAGGACCAAATCCCCACCGGCGACATTGCGGTCCGCAGGATCACCCCCAAGTCCGTCTTCATCGCTCCGCCGATCAACAAATGCCCAGAGGGCTACCGCACCGACCAGATGGGCCGCTGCGTGAAGATCGTCAAGCTCGACCCGGCCAACCAGTGGGAGTTCTTCCTCCAGAAGCTCAACTCCATGTTCGGCACCTTCCCCCCGGAGCCGGCGCCGCCTAGCGCCAGCGCCAACTCCGTGCCCAGCAGCAACGAGGAGGACCGAGGCCCCTTCCAGTTCTCCATCCCCCTCATGAAACAGAACAGCTCCGCCAAAGAAACCACCCCCTCCTCACCCCCGCCCACCGAGGCCCCCACCACCAGTGTTACCCCACCTACCAGCTCCCAACCCCCAAGTCCAAGCATCAGCCTCCAGCTCAGCTCCACCCCGGAGAGTGATCTGCCTACAACCGTAAGCGAATTCAGCGATGTAAATACCTACATAGTCACCACAGACTCACCCGATACCGAGGGTGACACCACTGAATATCCCATCGCCACAGATGAGAGAACAACGACCAATATCACCACTGTCAATGGGAGCAGCCATCTGGCTCCAAGTAATAGCAGTGGCTCAAACTCGAGTAGTATAGACAGTAGTTACAGCACCGCTACAATCAGTAGCATAATCGGCGCCTATAGCTCAGCGCCCGGAAGCAACAGTCAGAACTCCGCTTCCAACGTGTATCATACATCACCCGTCGCCAGCAGTGGCAATAGTATAGTTTACCAAACATCACCGATAAGTAGCAGTAACACCGCCTCAGTAGCCACCAGCAGCAACAGCTATAACTCGGCCCCCATAAAGATCGGCGGCAGCAGCTATAACATCGCTCCGATTCGCACCAGTGGCATCTTCCACCGGAGCCCGATCGGTAGCAGCGCCGCGTACAACACGGCGCCTAGCAGTAGCAGTAACTTGTACAACACGGCAACCGCCAGCAGCAACGTGTACAACACGGCCCAGAGCCCGTCCAACAGCGGTCCCTACGACGTTTCATCCAGCAGTGCGAGCGGTTACAACACGGCTCCAGTGAGAAGCAGTAATATCTACAACCTACCGGCCGGTAGCGGGTACAACACGGCGTCCTTCAGCAACTCCTACCAGCAGCCACCGGCCAGCAGCACCGTTTACCACGCGGGCAGTCATAGTGGTAACGGTAACTACAGACTCCCGGCCTACTACACGGCCGGTGGCGGCGGCGACAGACCGAATCTTACCAGTATTGACGCCGACGCTGCCGCGGCTCCTTCGAGTTTAGGTAATACCGAAACGACCGTTCACCTGGTCAAGAGACCCTTTTTAATTGTTGTTCCTAACTCGTCCGATTACTACGAAACCACCACTGCCTCCGCGACCATTACCACGACCCCCATCACAGAGCTCCCCACGACAGAGACGGACACCTACCCCACGACCAGCCTGGACGAAACCCTCCCCTCCACCACGACAGTATCCCTCGACGAGGACAGACGGAATCTCACAGATCCCTCGTCGACGGCCACCGAGGCTATCGAAGCGGTGGTCAAGAAGCCGTTTTTAATCGTTGTTCCTAATTCCTCCGACTATCACGTAGAAACAACCACGCAAGATGCGACCACCACCAACCCACCTCCCGACCAAACCACTTACACGGAGTCCACCGAAAGTGCCGACTGGGCCACCACGACGTTCTCGACGGATACTGTGACTGCT
The genomic region above belongs to Bemisia tabaci chromosome 8, PGI_BMITA_v3 and contains:
- the LOC109033947 gene encoding uncharacterized protein yields the protein MLVIVLSLLVCWCAAEGLESPTDQFQTWLLIEDQIPTGDIAVRRITPKSVFIAPPINKCPEGYRTDQMGRCVKIVKLDPANQWEFFLQKLNSMFGTFPPEPAPPSASANSVPSSNEEDRGPFQFSIPLMKQNSSAKETTPSSPPPTEAPTTSVTPPTSSQPPSPSISLQLSSTPESDLPTTVSEFSDVNTYIVTTDSPDTEGDTTEYPIATDERTTTNITTVNGSSHLAPSNSSGSNSSSIDSSYSTATISSIIGAYSSAPGSNSQNSASNVYHTSPVASSGNSIVYQTSPISSSNTASVATSSNSYNSAPIKIGGSSYNIAPIRTSGIFHRSPIGSSAAYNTAPSSSSNLYNTATASSNVYNTAQSPSNSGPYDVSSSSASGYNTAPVRSSNIYNLPAGSGYNTASFSNSYQQPPASSTVYHAGSHSGNGNYRLPAYYTAGGGGDRPNLTSIDADAAAAPSSLGNTETTVHLVKRPFLIVVPNSSDYYETTTASATITTTPITELPTTETDTYPTTSLDETLPSTTTVSLDEDRRNLTDPSSTATEAIEAVVKKPFLIVVPNSSDYHVETTTQDATTTNPPPDQTTYTESTESADWATTTFSTDTVTAFTVHT